A genome region from Bacteroidota bacterium includes the following:
- a CDS encoding DUF302 domain-containing protein, with translation MPYYFTKNLQCSFDEAITRVTEALATEGFGVLTDIDVKATMKKKLDVDFRNYRILGACNPHYAHKAISAEDKIGTMLPCSVIVQQHDDGGIEVSAIDPIASMQAVENESLMPIATEVQAKLKRVIESL, from the coding sequence ATGCCCTACTATTTCACCAAGAACTTGCAGTGTTCATTCGACGAAGCCATCACCCGCGTGACCGAAGCGCTGGCAACCGAGGGATTCGGCGTTCTTACAGATATCGACGTCAAGGCGACGATGAAAAAGAAGCTGGATGTCGATTTTCGCAACTACCGCATTCTCGGCGCCTGCAATCCGCACTACGCGCACAAGGCGATTAGTGCGGAAGATAAAATCGGCACCATGCTCCCCTGCTCGGTCATCGTTCAGCAGCACGACGACGGAGGCATCGAAGTCTCGGCGATCGATCCTATTGCCTCGATGCAAGCGGTGGAGAACGAGTCGCTCATGCCGATCGCAACCGAAGTGCAAGCAAAGCTCAAACGAGTGATCGAATCGCTCTAA
- a CDS encoding TIR domain-containing protein, with translation MADVFISYSSADHDEALALAGRLRAAGYTVWIDESAIGAASKWTKEIVLGIEECNVFILLISKHSFASHNVIKELSLASEANKSIVPVDIEAVELTHDVKYQLAGIQRVPYSDSARIIEAVGRFLVPKAPVSKWSKLRSRIRLAPRLKKKLVRTVIVLACLIVFGEVFDLLTPSDPKHAVAATTTKKMVVVPFQSLSSNKDDEFFADGLTTELIATLSHQSDLDVVDRQTTMQLKGRKDDVKEIASDLGVRYVVDGTVRKQDKTVRITAELVDVQTGKVTNLENLDGNTDDLLELQTRLAMTIAFQLQGTIGEGSFLDSTTMRNATSKLEAYTALAEGLKHFTRVTTDEQLQRGFASMQAASKIDPKYVYPYFLSAGGYLARFSGFTHDPRDLQKADSFARVCVRTDPNFFEAYTLLVQTSLIRSQFDSAIYFAQRIVALQPKQSTGYSLLGSTYYKLGRFDRAAENLEQAVRLSITDLPDWSTLIDCYGALGDTAHRNQRIHDSKPLYDLFLQRYPTNTAVRLQYAVNLANFGDRAGTHAQIERVLSASKLEPTEIYNIACCYALLGETNEALAMLRRSLDAGYDEGGDIATDPDFAKIKHLAEFKELAAKFAASKTSAKR, from the coding sequence ATGGCCGACGTATTCATCTCGTATTCTTCCGCCGATCACGACGAGGCGCTCGCCTTGGCCGGACGGCTTCGTGCGGCCGGCTATACCGTTTGGATCGACGAATCCGCCATCGGCGCCGCGTCCAAATGGACAAAAGAGATCGTCCTTGGCATCGAGGAATGCAACGTGTTCATCCTCCTGATCAGCAAGCATTCGTTCGCGTCGCATAATGTGATCAAAGAATTGTCGCTTGCATCCGAGGCGAACAAGAGCATCGTTCCGGTGGACATCGAAGCGGTCGAGCTCACACACGATGTAAAGTACCAACTCGCGGGTATTCAGCGAGTCCCGTATTCCGATAGCGCCCGCATCATCGAAGCCGTCGGTCGCTTCCTGGTGCCGAAGGCACCAGTATCGAAGTGGAGCAAGCTGCGCAGCAGAATCCGCCTTGCGCCACGACTCAAGAAGAAGCTCGTGCGCACGGTCATCGTGCTTGCGTGCCTGATCGTCTTCGGAGAAGTATTCGATCTGCTGACGCCATCCGACCCGAAACATGCGGTGGCTGCGACGACGACGAAAAAGATGGTCGTCGTGCCGTTCCAGAGTTTGTCGTCGAACAAAGACGACGAGTTCTTTGCCGACGGGTTGACGACGGAGCTGATTGCCACGTTGTCGCACCAGTCGGATCTCGACGTCGTCGACCGGCAAACGACGATGCAGCTTAAAGGCCGCAAGGACGATGTGAAGGAGATCGCGTCCGATCTCGGCGTGCGCTATGTGGTCGATGGCACGGTGCGTAAGCAGGACAAAACCGTTCGCATCACCGCGGAGCTTGTCGATGTGCAAACCGGAAAGGTGACAAACCTGGAGAACCTCGACGGCAACACCGACGATCTGCTTGAATTGCAGACGCGGTTGGCAATGACTATCGCATTTCAGTTGCAAGGGACGATCGGAGAGGGTAGCTTCCTCGACTCGACGACGATGCGCAATGCAACCTCGAAGCTGGAGGCATACACCGCACTTGCCGAAGGACTCAAGCATTTTACGCGAGTCACAACCGACGAGCAGCTCCAGCGCGGCTTCGCGTCGATGCAGGCGGCGTCGAAGATCGACCCCAAGTACGTCTATCCGTACTTCCTGAGTGCCGGAGGGTATCTCGCGCGATTCTCGGGCTTCACGCACGATCCGCGCGACTTGCAGAAGGCGGACTCCTTTGCACGGGTCTGTGTGCGTACGGATCCCAACTTCTTCGAAGCGTATACGTTGCTCGTGCAGACGTCGCTGATCCGTTCGCAGTTCGACTCGGCAATCTATTTCGCTCAACGAATCGTCGCGCTGCAGCCAAAGCAAAGCACCGGGTATTCGTTGCTCGGCAGTACGTACTACAAACTCGGGAGGTTCGACCGCGCGGCGGAGAATCTCGAACAGGCGGTTCGCCTGAGCATCACCGATCTGCCCGACTGGAGCACGCTCATCGATTGTTACGGGGCGCTCGGCGACACCGCACATCGCAACCAGCGTATCCACGATTCTAAGCCGCTCTACGATCTTTTCCTGCAACGCTACCCAACTAACACGGCCGTGCGGCTGCAATACGCAGTAAACCTCGCTAACTTCGGCGACCGCGCGGGGACTCATGCGCAGATCGAACGCGTGCTCTCGGCAAGCAAGCTCGAGCCGACGGAGATCTACAACATTGCGTGCTGTTATGCGCTGCTCGGTGAAACGAACGAAGCGCTTGCGATGCTTCGTCGCTCACTCGACGCAGGGTATGACGAGGGCGGAGATATCGCAACGGATCCGGACTTCGCAAAGATCAAGCACCTCGCCGAGTTCAAAGAACTCGCCGCGAAATTCGCCGCATCGAAAACTTCCGCCAAACGCTAA
- a CDS encoding DEAD/DEAH box helicase has product MGFEELQIIEPILKALQEEGYKQPTPIQAQAIPIVLEGHDLLGIAQTGTGKTAAFAIPILQKLHAVRPQGKERRIRALVVTPTRELAIQIEESFRAYGRHLHLTCTVIFGGVNQSRQIAALRKGVDVVIATPGRLLDLFQQGHISLDDIHMFVLDEADRMLDMGFLPDVKKLVARLPQKRQSLFFSATMPYVISQLAHQILDHPQRVEVTPPSTTVERIDQTVYYIGKPKKSQLLIHLLDELNIESALVFTRTKHGADVVTRILNRANIAAEAIHSNKTQNARQKALTAFKAGRMRVLVATDIAARGIDIDDLEYVFNYDIPDVAETYVHRIGRTGRAGAAGKAIAFCSSDERDNLRAIERLTGKKIETVPDHPFASSDVPAHRPAVAKTPPNASADVVAERMRELAKHSQQGGAKAPTEPRERKDRSGGGEQRQRGGNARRERPPVEHGSRRREMTREREERIRGEHTPHEGAKPQRRDNEQKQHEPKSNRQNDHRPKKQGEHTARKPAEHKPVRREHAHEHSQEHKHPTHSHPHQESGKAKKKRGGWLGGIFRRKKK; this is encoded by the coding sequence ATGGGTTTTGAGGAATTACAAATAATCGAACCGATCCTGAAGGCGCTTCAGGAAGAAGGCTACAAACAACCGACGCCGATCCAGGCACAAGCCATCCCCATCGTACTGGAAGGCCACGATCTCCTGGGCATCGCCCAGACGGGCACCGGCAAGACCGCCGCATTCGCTATTCCGATATTGCAAAAGCTGCACGCCGTGCGGCCGCAGGGCAAAGAACGTCGCATCCGCGCACTCGTCGTTACGCCGACGCGCGAACTTGCGATCCAGATCGAAGAAAGCTTTCGGGCATACGGCCGGCACCTGCACCTTACGTGCACCGTCATCTTCGGCGGTGTCAACCAGAGTCGCCAGATCGCTGCGTTGCGCAAGGGCGTGGATGTTGTGATCGCCACGCCTGGTCGCTTGCTGGATCTCTTCCAGCAGGGGCACATCTCGCTCGACGACATCCACATGTTCGTCCTTGACGAGGCCGACCGCATGCTCGACATGGGCTTTCTGCCCGATGTGAAGAAGCTTGTTGCGCGCTTGCCGCAGAAACGGCAGTCGCTCTTCTTCTCGGCAACCATGCCGTACGTGATCTCGCAGCTTGCGCATCAGATTCTCGATCATCCGCAGCGTGTCGAAGTCACGCCGCCGTCGACCACGGTCGAGCGTATCGATCAGACGGTCTATTATATCGGGAAGCCGAAGAAGTCGCAGCTATTGATTCATCTTCTCGACGAGCTCAATATCGAATCGGCCCTCGTCTTCACGCGCACGAAGCACGGGGCCGATGTGGTGACCCGCATTCTCAATCGCGCGAACATCGCCGCCGAAGCGATTCATTCGAACAAGACGCAGAACGCCCGACAGAAGGCGCTGACGGCGTTCAAAGCCGGGCGCATGCGCGTACTCGTCGCAACCGACATTGCCGCACGCGGCATCGACATCGACGATCTCGAGTACGTCTTCAACTATGATATTCCCGATGTAGCGGAAACTTACGTGCACCGCATCGGCCGCACAGGTCGCGCAGGGGCGGCAGGAAAGGCGATTGCGTTTTGTTCGTCGGACGAGCGCGATAACCTTCGCGCGATCGAGCGGTTGACGGGCAAGAAGATCGAGACCGTACCCGATCATCCGTTTGCGTCGAGCGACGTCCCGGCGCACCGACCGGCAGTAGCAAAGACGCCGCCGAACGCCAGCGCCGATGTGGTCGCCGAACGCATGCGCGAACTGGCGAAGCACTCGCAGCAAGGCGGCGCCAAAGCGCCCACAGAACCTCGCGAACGCAAAGACCGCAGCGGCGGCGGCGAACAACGACAACGCGGCGGCAATGCGCGACGCGAGCGTCCGCCCGTTGAGCACGGTTCACGCCGTCGAGAGATGACACGCGAACGCGAAGAGCGCATCCGGGGCGAGCATACTCCGCACGAAGGAGCAAAACCGCAACGTCGCGACAACGAACAGAAGCAGCACGAGCCGAAGTCGAATCGCCAGAACGATCATCGTCCGAAAAAGCAGGGCGAGCACACCGCTCGTAAACCGGCCGAACACAAACCGGTTCGCCGCGAACATGCCCACGAGCATTCCCAGGAACACAAGCACCCGACACACTCGCATCCGCATCAGGAGTCGGGAAAAGCAAAAAAGAAACGCGGCGGTTGGCTCGGCGGGATCTTCCGTCGGAAGAAAAAATAA
- a CDS encoding ABC-F family ATP-binding cassette domain-containing protein, with protein MPVLSVNKVSKDFRYKPLFSDVTFSIDWSERLGLIGTNGSGKSTLMRIVSGEVIPDSGEVVVAESSHVGYLPQNPIFDPEHTVLDAIFSRNSEALSLIHDYEQACEDLIHSHGDAAVTRRVTELAAKLDAAGAWDVETNAKVILSKLGITDLTAKMGTLSGGQRKRVALAHALIVQPDLLMLDEPTNHLDAETISWLEQYLKRYSGALLLVTHDRYFLDRVTDHILEVDRGTTQVFNGNYQYYLERKAEQEELRKVEGQKRRSLAKRELAWLKRGAKARTTKQKARVDRATELINTPQDQEKEVLELKIAPRKLGSKVVDFEKVTKSFGDKVLLKDFTYSVTKGERIGIIGPNGSGKTTLLEMISERMKPTSGKIEVGSSVVIGYYDQESRDLNENSRVIDYIKEIGENLPTADGGTISASQMLERFLFAPEMQYSVIGKLSGGERRRLYLLRLLMTNPNVLLLDEPTNDLDIPTLVALESFLDDFEGTLVVVSHDRYFLDRTIDHIFRFEGEGRIREYPGDYSAFLEIRDREEREAEEHARSQSKKQAASATQEPAKKAKLSFKEQKEFEQLEKDIPTAEARKAELESQLSNAGSDYELIQTVSNELGALSTALDAKVERWMELAEFAK; from the coding sequence ATGCCTGTTCTTTCGGTTAACAAAGTCAGCAAGGACTTTCGGTACAAGCCGCTCTTTAGCGACGTCACGTTCAGCATCGACTGGTCCGAACGACTCGGGCTCATCGGTACGAACGGCAGTGGCAAGAGTACGCTCATGCGAATCGTCTCCGGCGAAGTCATCCCCGATAGCGGCGAGGTCGTCGTTGCAGAGTCGAGCCACGTCGGATATCTGCCACAGAACCCGATCTTCGATCCCGAGCACACCGTGCTCGATGCGATCTTCTCGCGTAACTCCGAAGCGCTCTCGCTCATACACGATTACGAGCAGGCCTGCGAAGACCTGATTCATAGTCACGGCGATGCAGCAGTTACGCGCCGTGTCACAGAACTTGCCGCCAAGCTCGACGCTGCCGGAGCATGGGACGTCGAGACGAATGCGAAGGTCATCCTTTCGAAACTTGGGATTACCGATCTCACAGCCAAGATGGGGACGCTCAGCGGCGGTCAGCGCAAGCGCGTGGCCCTCGCTCATGCGCTCATCGTGCAACCCGATCTCTTGATGCTCGACGAGCCGACGAATCATCTCGATGCCGAGACGATCTCGTGGCTCGAACAATATCTGAAACGATACAGCGGCGCGCTCTTGCTCGTCACCCATGATCGTTACTTCCTCGATCGCGTCACCGATCACATCCTCGAAGTAGATCGCGGCACCACGCAGGTCTTCAACGGCAACTACCAGTATTACCTCGAACGCAAGGCAGAACAGGAAGAGCTGCGAAAGGTCGAAGGACAGAAACGCCGCTCGCTCGCAAAGCGCGAACTCGCGTGGCTCAAGCGCGGCGCCAAGGCCCGCACGACGAAGCAGAAGGCCCGCGTCGATCGCGCGACAGAGTTGATAAATACGCCGCAAGATCAGGAGAAGGAAGTGCTGGAGCTGAAGATCGCTCCGAGGAAGCTCGGTTCGAAGGTCGTTGATTTCGAAAAGGTGACCAAGTCGTTCGGCGATAAAGTTCTGCTCAAAGACTTCACATACTCGGTCACCAAAGGCGAACGCATCGGCATTATCGGTCCGAACGGTTCGGGGAAGACGACGCTGCTCGAGATGATCTCCGAGCGCATGAAGCCGACGAGCGGGAAGATCGAAGTCGGTTCGTCCGTCGTGATCGGATACTACGATCAGGAAAGCCGCGACCTCAATGAGAACTCGCGCGTGATCGACTACATCAAAGAGATCGGCGAAAACCTGCCGACCGCCGACGGCGGGACGATCTCCGCGAGCCAGATGCTCGAGCGATTTTTGTTCGCGCCGGAGATGCAGTACTCCGTCATCGGCAAGCTCTCGGGCGGCGAACGGCGCAGACTCTATCTGCTTCGCCTCTTGATGACAAATCCGAATGTGCTGCTCCTTGACGAGCCGACGAACGATCTCGACATCCCGACGCTCGTCGCGCTCGAAAGTTTTCTCGATGATTTCGAAGGGACGCTTGTCGTCGTGAGCCACGACCGGTATTTCCTCGATCGCACGATCGATCACATTTTCCGCTTCGAAGGCGAAGGTCGCATTCGCGAATATCCCGGCGATTACTCTGCCTTCCTCGAAATCCGCGACCGTGAAGAACGCGAAGCTGAAGAGCATGCTCGGTCACAATCGAAGAAACAAGCGGCTTCGGCCACGCAAGAGCCTGCAAAGAAAGCCAAGCTCTCCTTTAAAGAGCAAAAGGAATTCGAGCAGTTGGAAAAAGATATTCCAACAGCAGAGGCACGCAAAGCAGAACTCGAGTCGCAGCTATCGAATGCCGGTTCCGATTACGAACTGATCCAAACGGTCTCGAACGAACTCGGCGCACTCAGCACTGCACTCGACGCCAAGGTCGAACGGTGGATGGAGTTGGCGGAGTTTGCGAAGTAA
- the thrS gene encoding threonine--tRNA ligase translates to MSSNIKITFPDGAVKEFAAGTTGMQIAESISPRLAQVALGIIANGKPLDLATPITEDAAVNIVKWESDEGKSIFWHSSAHLMAEAVEALYPGTRFGIGPPIENGWYYDMQLPEGVKLQPDDLVKIEEKMYELSSRDVPYKRIPIEWDKAVAYFKEKNDWLKLELLDGLKGVPVTFYEQGNFVDLCRGTHVPSTGKIKFPKLLSIAGAYWRGDEKRPMLTRVYGISFPTKKELEEYLKAREEAEKRDHRKLGKELELFMITPKIGGGLPVWLPNGAVVRNQLETFLRKAQQKSGYLQVVTPHIGNIELYKTSGHYPYYKDSQFTPIEVDDEQYLLKPMNCPHHHMIYASKPRSYRDLPLRFAEFGTVYRYEQSGELNGLSRVRSFTQDDAHIYMMPEQLKDELMSVIKLTQFVSTTLGFNDFNIRLSFRDPANTTKYGGSDEQWIQAEKDVKEAADAMGLDYKIGIGEAAFYGPKIDFMLKDALGRSWQLGTVQVDYVMPERFNLEYIGADNQKHRPVIIHRAPFGSFERFISLLIEHYAGNFPVWLAPTQVAVLPITDAQTPYAEEIANILREKGVRVVLDASNEKVNARIRDQEVKKVPIMFVVGGKEAEARSVALRRHGKGNLGTIPLEEALTLVTSESAIPE, encoded by the coding sequence ATGAGTTCGAACATCAAAATTACATTCCCGGACGGTGCGGTGAAGGAATTCGCCGCTGGCACCACCGGCATGCAGATCGCCGAATCGATTTCACCGCGGCTGGCGCAGGTGGCGCTGGGCATTATCGCCAACGGCAAGCCGCTCGATCTTGCTACGCCTATCACGGAAGACGCCGCCGTGAACATCGTCAAGTGGGAATCCGACGAAGGGAAGTCCATCTTCTGGCATTCGAGCGCGCACTTGATGGCCGAGGCCGTCGAAGCGCTCTATCCGGGTACGCGGTTTGGTATCGGTCCGCCGATCGAGAACGGCTGGTACTACGATATGCAGCTTCCGGAAGGCGTGAAGTTGCAGCCGGACGATCTCGTGAAGATCGAAGAGAAGATGTACGAACTCTCCTCGCGTGACGTGCCCTACAAGCGCATCCCGATCGAATGGGACAAGGCCGTTGCATATTTCAAAGAGAAGAACGACTGGCTGAAACTCGAACTGCTCGATGGCCTCAAGGGAGTGCCCGTCACGTTCTACGAGCAAGGCAACTTCGTCGATCTATGTCGCGGTACCCACGTCCCGTCGACGGGGAAGATCAAATTCCCGAAGCTGCTGTCGATCGCAGGCGCATACTGGCGCGGCGACGAGAAGCGGCCGATGCTCACACGCGTGTATGGCATCAGCTTCCCGACGAAGAAAGAGCTTGAAGAGTATTTGAAGGCGCGCGAGGAAGCCGAGAAGCGCGACCACCGCAAGCTTGGCAAAGAGCTTGAGCTCTTTATGATCACGCCGAAGATCGGCGGCGGCCTGCCTGTGTGGCTGCCGAACGGCGCCGTCGTGCGCAATCAGCTGGAGACCTTCCTGCGCAAGGCCCAGCAGAAATCGGGTTACCTGCAAGTCGTCACGCCGCACATCGGCAACATCGAGTTGTATAAGACCAGCGGACACTACCCATATTATAAAGACAGTCAGTTCACGCCGATCGAAGTGGATGACGAACAGTATCTGCTCAAGCCGATGAACTGTCCGCATCACCATATGATCTATGCGTCGAAGCCGCGCAGTTATCGCGATCTACCGCTTCGCTTCGCCGAGTTCGGTACGGTGTATCGCTACGAGCAGTCGGGTGAACTCAACGGTCTTTCACGCGTGCGCTCGTTCACGCAGGACGACGCGCATATTTACATGATGCCCGAACAGTTGAAGGACGAACTGATGAGCGTCATCAAGCTCACGCAGTTCGTTTCGACGACGCTCGGCTTCAACGACTTCAATATCCGCCTGTCGTTCCGCGATCCCGCCAACACCACCAAGTACGGTGGAAGCGACGAGCAATGGATCCAGGCCGAAAAGGACGTAAAGGAAGCAGCCGATGCGATGGGTCTTGACTACAAGATTGGCATCGGCGAGGCCGCGTTCTACGGGCCGAAAATCGACTTCATGCTCAAGGATGCGCTCGGCCGTTCATGGCAGCTTGGCACGGTTCAAGTAGACTATGTCATGCCGGAGCGATTCAACCTCGAGTACATCGGCGCGGACAACCAGAAGCATCGCCCGGTGATCATCCACCGTGCACCGTTCGGTTCGTTCGAGCGGTTCATCAGCTTGCTCATCGAGCACTATGCCGGTAACTTCCCGGTCTGGCTTGCCCCAACGCAGGTTGCAGTGCTGCCGATCACCGATGCGCAGACCCCCTACGCCGAGGAGATCGCGAACATTCTTCGCGAAAAAGGAGTCCGGGTCGTGCTCGACGCCTCGAACGAGAAGGTGAACGCCCGAATCCGTGACCAGGAGGTCAAGAAGGTGCCGATCATGTTCGTGGTCGGTGGCAAAGAGGCCGAGGCACGTTCTGTGGCCCTCAGACGCCACGGAAAGGGGAATTTAGGAACGATTCCGCTTGAGGAAGCATTAACGCTTGTCACATCGGAATCCGCGATTCCGGAATGA
- a CDS encoding translation initiation factor IF-3, translating into MPVKNFGVRLNEQIRVPQIRVVDENGALGVMTPQDALRIARERGVDLIEIAPTADPPVCKLMDFGKYRYEQQKRDRVAKASQHKQLMKELRFHPGTDTHDFDFKLRHARAWIEEGHKVKATVQFRGRQIAYKEFGENLLKKFTEALSDIAKVDQDVSLSGKLMTMVFSPGKGKSKGKGGDGSDNDAPRSSEPTEFALKLKKATAAQAPAPAPAETDAEAPASE; encoded by the coding sequence ATGCCTGTCAAGAATTTCGGCGTTCGACTCAACGAGCAGATCCGCGTTCCGCAGATCCGCGTCGTCGACGAAAATGGCGCACTGGGAGTGATGACTCCGCAGGATGCGCTTCGTATTGCACGCGAGCGTGGCGTCGATCTCATCGAGATCGCCCCGACGGCAGATCCGCCGGTCTGCAAGCTCATGGATTTCGGTAAGTACCGATACGAGCAGCAGAAGCGTGATCGTGTCGCGAAAGCGTCGCAGCATAAGCAATTGATGAAAGAGCTGCGCTTTCATCCGGGTACCGATACGCACGACTTCGACTTCAAGCTGCGACATGCACGCGCCTGGATCGAAGAAGGCCACAAGGTCAAGGCGACGGTACAATTCCGCGGTCGACAGATCGCGTATAAAGAATTCGGTGAGAATCTTCTGAAGAAATTCACCGAAGCGCTGAGCGACATCGCGAAGGTCGATCAGGACGTCAGCCTCTCGGGCAAGCTCATGACCATGGTGTTCTCACCCGGCAAAGGCAAGAGCAAAGGCAAGGGCGGCGACGGCAGCGACAACGACGCGCCGCGCTCGAGCGAGCCGACCGAATTCGCGCTGAAGTTGAAAAAGGCGACGGCCGCACAAGCGCCGGCCCCAGCCCCTGCTGAAACGGATGCGGAAGCTCCGGCGTCAGAATAA
- the rpmI gene encoding 50S ribosomal protein L35, protein MPKQKTHSGAKKRFTVTASGKVKREKPFHSHILTSKTQKRKRSLRQSAILNGTDSKMIKKLLAE, encoded by the coding sequence ATGCCAAAGCAGAAGACTCACTCCGGCGCGAAGAAGCGCTTTACGGTAACCGCTTCCGGTAAGGTGAAGCGCGAGAAGCCGTTCCATAGCCACATCTTGACTTCGAAGACGCAGAAGCGCAAGCGCTCGCTCCGTCAGTCGGCGATCCTCAACGGCACCGACTCGAAGATGATCAAGAAACTGCTTGCCGAGTAA